A region from the Candidatus Methanoperedens sp. genome encodes:
- a CDS encoding 2,5-diamino-6-(ribosylamino)-4(3H)-pyrimidinone 5'-phosphate reductase: MLDTNMDKRSRPFVFINAAMSADGKIATIGRKQTKISGSLDFDRMDELRATSDAIMVGIGTMLSDNPSLTLKSSERREKRCEKGLDENPARIVVDSTARTPIDSDVFKKGAGKKIIAVSKIAPREKIRQLSKHAEILIAGEKSVDLEELLAELKKRGINRLMVEGGATLNWGLISRGLVDEIYTFLGNIILGGKTAPTLVDGEGFTCDFCRLKLISCEKMDEGVLIRWKVSNEF, encoded by the coding sequence ATGCTTGATACTAACATGGATAAACGCTCAAGACCCTTCGTATTCATTAACGCAGCCATGAGCGCGGACGGAAAAATCGCAACCATAGGGCGCAAGCAGACAAAGATATCAGGCAGCCTTGATTTTGACCGAATGGATGAACTCCGGGCGACTTCTGATGCGATAATGGTCGGCATTGGCACCATGCTTTCAGACAACCCGAGCCTTACCCTGAAATCATCAGAGCGCAGGGAAAAAAGATGCGAGAAGGGTCTGGATGAAAATCCTGCCAGAATCGTGGTTGATAGCACGGCAAGAACTCCTATCGATTCTGATGTCTTCAAAAAAGGCGCCGGGAAGAAAATAATAGCGGTCTCCAAAATCGCACCCCGGGAAAAAATCAGGCAGCTTTCAAAGCATGCAGAGATACTAATCGCAGGTGAGAAAAGTGTAGACCTTGAAGAACTCCTCGCAGAATTAAAGAAGCGCGGTATAAACCGATTGATGGTGGAAGGCGGGGCTACATTGAATTGGGGGCTGATTTCCAGGGGTCTTGTGGATGAAATCTATACATTTTTAGGGAACATTATACTCGGGGGCAAAACCGCACCAACGCTCGTGGATGGGGAGGGGTTCACATGTGACTTCTGCAGGCTGAAACTCATTTCCTGCGAGAAAATGGATGAGGGCGTACTTATCAGATGGAAAGTCTCAAATGAATTTTAA
- a CDS encoding cation diffusion facilitator family transporter — protein MSDSNNKYFEAHKEITSVARLSIYSNTFLLLMKLIAGSLMGSISVLSEAIHSGIDLLAAIIANYSVHKAGKPADDIHKFGHGKFENVSGTVEAILIFIAAIIILYKAGEKIMNNEGIDYDLIGVGIIIMGVSTAVNFYVSRKIMKVAKKAESIALEADAYHLTTDVYTSIGVFIGLILIQITKNPIFDPILAIIVALIILKASYDLTKRSVSGIMDVKLSDKEEDIIKSIIAEHYSDYAEYHDLRSRMSGAERFVDLHLVVPKNQQVAKAHEFCDHLEKDIKEKIPNLSILIHIEPCEIDCEICKKLAVCEEPDRIHDNSNFQMGRE, from the coding sequence ATGTCAGATTCCAATAATAAATATTTTGAAGCCCATAAAGAAATAACATCCGTAGCGAGACTTTCCATATATTCCAATACTTTTCTGCTTTTAATGAAACTCATTGCGGGCTCCCTCATGGGCTCTATATCCGTCCTTTCGGAGGCGATCCATTCGGGCATCGACCTCCTTGCTGCGATCATCGCAAATTACTCGGTCCATAAGGCAGGAAAGCCAGCTGACGATATACACAAATTCGGGCATGGCAAGTTTGAAAACGTTTCCGGCACGGTCGAAGCAATTCTTATTTTTATAGCAGCGATAATCATTCTCTACAAAGCCGGCGAAAAAATCATGAACAATGAAGGGATTGATTATGATTTGATCGGTGTGGGTATTATTATCATGGGCGTATCTACTGCAGTGAACTTTTATGTATCCAGAAAAATCATGAAAGTCGCGAAGAAGGCAGAATCAATTGCCCTGGAAGCAGATGCTTACCATCTTACCACAGATGTATATACCTCAATTGGTGTTTTTATCGGTCTTATTCTCATACAGATTACAAAGAATCCCATTTTTGACCCAATTCTGGCAATAATCGTAGCCTTGATAATTCTAAAGGCATCATATGACCTGACAAAACGCTCGGTTTCTGGAATAATGGATGTAAAACTTTCTGACAAAGAAGAAGATATCATTAAATCCATTATCGCTGAGCACTACTCAGATTACGCCGAATATCATGATCTCCGCTCAAGGATGTCAGGTGCGGAGAGGTTTGTGGATCTGCATCTTGTGGTTCCCAAGAACCAGCAAGTTGCAAAGGCCCATGAATTCTGCGACCATCTTGAAAAAGATATCAAGGAGAAAATTCCCAATCTTTCGATTTTGATACATATCGAACCATGTGAGATAGATTGCGAAATCTGCAAGAAACTGGCCGTATGTGAAGAGCCGGATAGGATTCATGATAATAGCAATTTTCAAATGGGGAGGGAATGA